In one Nicotiana sylvestris chromosome 8, ASM39365v2, whole genome shotgun sequence genomic region, the following are encoded:
- the LOC138875048 gene encoding uncharacterized protein — translation MWNDVYNRYSTKQRIEEDTVPLLQKEEKVSSRRAETEKDPVKIGTSHTWDLREKTHDQRRTIKGMITDQGIERSSRFRNDRNTYESRDDDRNLKARFGSYSFNVSTSEIVSVLRSMGDKVRWPKEMRSNPNRRNPDHWCEFHNDHGHKTADCRFLQSEVDHLLKQGYLTELFSEKGKQPYMKNRQEPPKAPSPKRTVNVICGGKDINGISYTAANKISKVTITQGKRMRHVIEEESITFDDADADGVLTPHNDALGRTDVDSRPDTIQEPEENEIIKTTIEELEPVVLFAQWPDKKVYIGANLSQGMRGIPLEVMTHKLNEDLLYPPVKQKKRKQGTFKNQVIQEVFQKLLKIGSIREVKNPNWLANTVVVPKKNGKFLGFPISIRGIEVNPAQINAIEEMPDMLSSKKEVQRLTGRIAALGRFISKSSEKCFKFFSALKKQDHFEWNEECQQALRNLKTYLSNPPLLAKPKAKERLLIYLAISEVAVSAVLVREDQGKQSPIYYVSKSLLDAETRYPQLEKLSLALIMASRKLRPYFQCHPIAVVTAYLLCNILHKHELLADALANLASATDVASNENASVIHLFHSVLDLDRNEYRTVPEDKRKAHALRKKAVRYCLKQGNLYRKMFGGPLARCLGPSQTEYVMREIHEGHCENHAGGLSLVRTLIRAGYYRPKMEEEAERLVAKCDKCQRYETLIPVEIGEPSTRFTQATEESNDEEMRVNLGLLEGRRETALIRMTSQKQVIERL, via the exons ATgtggaatgacgtttacaacaggtatagcacgaagcagaggatagaagaagatactgttccactacttcaaaaagaagaaaaggtaagttcgagacgtGCGGAAACCGAAAAAGATCCGGTGAAAATAGGTACGAGCCAtacatgggacctgcgggaaaagACTCACGATCAAAGAAGGACAATCAAAGGTATGATCACAGATCAAGGAATAGAGAGATCATCAAGATTTAGAAACGATCGAAATACctatgagtcacgagatgatgatagaaatttgaaggcgaGATTTGGCAGTTATAGTTTCAACGTGAGCACTTCCGAGATCGTatctgttttgagaagcatgggagataaggtacgatggccaaaagagatgagatcgaatccaaacaggcgcaaccctgatcattggtgtgagtttcataatgaccaTGGGCATAAAACGGCAGATTGTaggtttttacaaagtgaagttgatcatttattaaaacaaggatatctcactgagttgttcagtgagaaaggtaagcaaccttacatgaagaacaggcaggagcccCCGAAggcaccttctcccaaaagaaccgTCAACGTTATATGCGGAGGTAAAGACATCAATGGCATATCATACactgcagctaacaaaatttccaaagttACAATCACCCAAGGGAAACGGATGCGGCATGTCATAGAGGAAGAAAgcattacatttgatgatgcagatgcagatggcgtattaacccctcataacgatgcactg GGGCGAACAGATGTGGATTCAAGGCCTGacaccattcaagaaccagaagaaaatgaaattatcaaaacaacaattgaagaattGGAGCCTGTTGTGTTATTCGCTCAATGGCCTGATAAGAAAGTCTACATAGGAGCCAATCTTAGCCAAggcatgagag GGATACCACTGGAggtgatgactcacaaattaaatgaagacctattataccctcctgtcaagcaaaagaaaagaaagcaaggaactttcaagaatcaggtgattcaagaagtgTTTCAAAAATTGCTGAAGATTGGATCCATCCGCGAGGTAAAgaatcctaattggttagccaatactgtcgtagttccaaagaagaacg GTAAGTTTTTAGGGTTTCCTATTTCTATccgtggtattgaagtaaatccAGCACAGATTAATGCCATTGAAGAAATGCCTGATATGCTTTCAAGTAAAAAAGAAGTTCAGAGATtaacaggaagaattgcagccttgggaagattcatttccaaatcatcagaaaagtgctttaaattcttttcagcacttaaaaagcaggatcattttgaatggaatgaggaatgtcagcaGGCGCTCAgaaatttgaaaacgtacttatcaaatcctcCATTGCTAGCAAAACCAAAGGCTAAAGAAAGACTTCTCATTTACCTTGCTATTTctgaagtagcggtaagtgctgttttagtccgagAAGACCAAGGCAAACAATCTccgatttattatgttagtaaatctttgttagatgcagagACACGATATCCTCAATTGGAAAAGCTttcacttgcattaatcatggcatctaggaaattaagaccttactttcagtgtcaccctattgctgtagtaactgcttatctcttatgtaatatattgcatAAGCATGAGTTATTAG ctgatgccctagctaatcttgcatctgcgacagacgtggcaagcaatgaaaatgcttcagttattcatttgtttcattcagttctcgaCCTCGATaggaatgag tatcgTACCGTCCCTGAAGATAAGAGAAAAGCTCATGCGCTTCGAAAAAAGGCTGTTCGGTAttgcttaaagcaaggcaatctttaccgaaaaatgttcggtggtcccttagcaagatgccttggaccttcTCAAACGGAGTACGTAATGAGggaaatacacgaggggcattgcGAGAATCATGCAGGAGGACTATCATTGGTAAGAACCCTAATTAGGGCAGGGTATTATCgacctaaaatggaagaagaagcagagcGTTTGGTGGCTAAGtgcgataaatgtcaaaggtacg AAACTTTAATTCCTgttgagataggagagccaagTACGAGGTTTACGCAGGCAACAGAAGAGTCTAATGATGAAGAAATGCGTGTAAATCTTGGTTTACTTGAAGGAAGACGGGAaactgcattaataagaatgacatcacaaaagcaagtcatagaacg gttataa